One window of Stenotrophomonas indicatrix genomic DNA carries:
- a CDS encoding fimbrial protein: MSLTLRLLSLSLLAVAAPSVSAETLEITGELMTSTCSVGSSGGTITVPMGKVDLASVNASTRAGQKNFTIALDCSGSGASQEVGVRFGGAPDGSTGNLALTAASTATNVGVALYDAVGNQQKIGEDPTVWVTIAAGGSGQLDYSAWYASPATNATAGSANASGDFVVLYK, translated from the coding sequence ATGTCCCTGACACTCCGCCTGCTGTCCCTTTCCCTTCTCGCTGTTGCCGCGCCGTCGGTGTCTGCCGAAACGCTGGAAATCACCGGCGAACTGATGACGTCCACCTGCTCGGTAGGTTCCTCCGGCGGCACCATCACCGTGCCGATGGGCAAGGTCGATCTGGCCTCGGTCAACGCCAGTACCCGCGCCGGCCAGAAGAACTTCACCATCGCCCTGGATTGCTCCGGTTCGGGTGCGTCGCAGGAGGTGGGTGTGCGCTTCGGCGGTGCGCCCGACGGCAGCACCGGCAACCTGGCGCTGACCGCGGCCTCGACCGCAACCAACGTGGGCGTGGCGTTGTATGACGCCGTCGGCAACCAGCAGAAGATCGGTGAGGACCCGACCGTCTGGGTGACCATTGCCGCCGGCGGCAGTGGCCAGCTGGACTACAGCGCGTGGTATGCATCGCCAGCCACCAACGCGACCGCTGGCAGCGCCAATGCCTCGGGTGACTTCGTGGTGCTCTACAAGTAA
- a CDS encoding fimbrial protein — protein MQTREPLRPDSWVARLSRLVPLLVLAMAAAGPAAACQRLVLGDQVLDDNRSLPNVDVPDASVGGVGGYLDNAYTCPPGNTDFVVDVPLAGLTYVRDIVDNFGVTYAAYAFSDRSPLIGMNYQIGGATPQPLRPGQRITIPASITGTGGVKAGVIIAYFLRGGAMESVPYRYLGTVEAWPASDPSQRLLTPISLGFTVPTVTCTLADASHTLDDVVANELAASGSSAKESSFDVAMNCPMDNVDVQLSLADANDPGSSNGQLAPATGTTAGGVQVQLLRNGQPVQFGQAWSHGWSSKGLQAIPFSARYLRTADPLVPGEVKGEAVLTADYR, from the coding sequence ATGCAAACGCGAGAGCCTCTCCGTCCTGACTCATGGGTCGCGCGCTTGTCGCGCCTGGTGCCGCTATTGGTACTGGCGATGGCGGCGGCGGGCCCGGCTGCCGCCTGCCAGCGGCTGGTCCTTGGCGATCAGGTGCTGGATGACAACCGGTCGTTGCCCAACGTTGACGTGCCCGACGCCAGTGTTGGTGGCGTCGGCGGCTATCTGGACAATGCGTATACCTGCCCGCCAGGAAACACCGACTTCGTTGTTGACGTGCCCCTGGCCGGACTGACGTACGTGCGCGATATCGTCGACAACTTCGGAGTTACCTATGCGGCCTATGCCTTCAGCGACCGCTCGCCACTCATCGGCATGAACTATCAGATCGGCGGCGCTACGCCGCAACCGCTGCGCCCGGGGCAGCGCATTACGATACCTGCTTCCATCACCGGCACCGGCGGAGTCAAGGCTGGTGTGATCATCGCCTACTTCCTGCGTGGCGGCGCCATGGAAAGCGTGCCGTACCGGTATCTGGGAACTGTCGAGGCCTGGCCTGCAAGCGACCCCAGCCAGCGTCTGCTCACGCCGATCTCGCTGGGCTTCACCGTGCCGACGGTCACCTGCACCTTGGCAGATGCCTCCCACACCTTGGATGACGTTGTCGCCAACGAACTCGCCGCCAGCGGCAGCTCGGCCAAGGAATCCAGCTTCGACGTCGCGATGAACTGTCCGATGGACAACGTCGATGTGCAGTTGTCGCTGGCCGACGCCAACGATCCGGGCAGCAGCAACGGCCAGCTGGCCCCGGCAACCGGTACCACCGCCGGCGGCGTGCAGGTGCAGCTGCTGCGAAATGGACAGCCGGTGCAGTTCGGCCAGGCGTGGTCGCATGGCTGGTCCAGCAAGGGCCTGCAGGCCATCCCCTTCAGTGCGCGCTACCTGCGCACAGCTGATCCGCTGGTGCCGGGCGAGGTGAAGGGAGAGGCGGTGCTGACCGCCGATTACCGATGA
- a CDS encoding fimbria/pilus outer membrane usher protein, producing MKLSPVDPAAPRRATFPAQRLTQAIALALLASAHTLATAAAAGPMEFSEGFLIGGEAIDMARYANGNPLPAGDYAVDVHVNGQFLRSQDIRFVIEDDPQIAVACLSPTLVRGLPLKPAFLQALPAEESTCVDLPALVEGASSTFDSGELQLSLSIPQAAQAIAARGFVAPELRDDGITAAFIDYSANHYRSQGNDSSYLGLQAGLNLGAWRLRHRASFTQGSQGTRHDVINSHVQRDLPRWNSQLLLGQGNTGGELFESVPFTGVRVASDERMLPDSLRGYAPVVQGIAEGNAVVTIRQNGNIIHESNVAPGPFTIEDLYPTNFGGDLDVSVTEADGRVQRFNVNFSAVPQALRAGASRFAVTAGELRDTGNTLQTLRFTEGTYARGLNNRLTVLGGVQVGEDYRALLAGAAVNTAIGAFGADVTHSRARLRGSETDTGNSFRLNYQRYVARTGTNFGLAAYRYSTRGFLSLNDVARAQNDDWGYGQRARQRYQVNFSQKVGQRSNLYLSGGHVAYWDSARRRNDFQLGFQSTLGRVNYGVSALRYRLGDGRQDTRYAFTLSVPLGRSANAPRASTQLSQADSGRQSQLGISGSLGEARALSYSLSGAQGNGQNSHSAYAAWQGSRGNLNAGYSRSGDSRSLSLGASGSVVLHSGGLNLGAPVGEGFALVQAPGAQGARIGSSTDLRVARNGYALLPHVSPYRWNTIDLDPSGLPIEVELLQTSQRVAPTAGGIVRVPFQVRRERTLFIDATDALGQPLPFAAVVQTEDGTPAGAVGQGGVIQLRGAQDSGSLIVDPDGKRRCRIDYRMPDAPDTYGLSWSQAVCVPQPLPPESQQVGTPEVAESTAP from the coding sequence ATGAAGTTGTCCCCCGTAGATCCGGCAGCGCCACGCCGCGCCACGTTTCCCGCCCAGCGCCTTACCCAGGCAATCGCCCTCGCCCTGCTGGCCAGCGCGCATACGTTGGCAACGGCAGCCGCGGCGGGTCCCATGGAGTTCAGCGAAGGCTTCCTGATCGGTGGCGAAGCCATCGACATGGCGCGCTACGCCAACGGCAATCCGTTGCCCGCCGGTGACTACGCGGTGGATGTGCATGTGAACGGCCAGTTCCTGCGCAGCCAGGACATCCGCTTCGTCATCGAAGACGACCCGCAGATCGCGGTGGCGTGCCTGTCACCGACGCTGGTGCGTGGGCTGCCGTTGAAGCCTGCGTTCCTGCAGGCACTGCCAGCCGAAGAAAGCACCTGTGTGGATCTGCCAGCGCTGGTGGAGGGCGCCAGCAGCACCTTTGACAGTGGCGAACTACAGTTGTCCCTCAGCATTCCGCAGGCGGCACAGGCCATCGCCGCACGTGGCTTCGTGGCACCCGAACTGCGCGACGACGGCATCACCGCCGCTTTCATCGACTACAGTGCCAACCACTACCGCAGCCAGGGCAACGACAGCAGTTACCTGGGCCTGCAGGCGGGCCTGAATCTGGGCGCATGGCGCCTGCGCCACCGCGCATCGTTCACCCAGGGCAGCCAAGGCACCCGCCATGACGTCATCAACAGCCACGTGCAGCGAGACCTTCCGCGCTGGAACAGCCAGCTACTGCTCGGGCAGGGCAACACCGGTGGCGAGCTGTTCGAGAGTGTGCCGTTCACCGGCGTGCGCGTGGCCAGCGACGAACGCATGCTGCCCGACTCACTGCGTGGCTATGCGCCGGTGGTGCAGGGCATCGCCGAAGGCAATGCGGTGGTCACCATCCGCCAGAACGGCAACATCATCCACGAAAGCAACGTGGCGCCCGGTCCGTTCACCATCGAGGATCTGTACCCCACCAACTTCGGCGGCGATCTGGACGTCAGCGTTACCGAAGCCGATGGGCGCGTACAGCGTTTCAACGTCAACTTCTCCGCCGTACCGCAGGCACTGCGCGCAGGGGCTTCACGCTTTGCGGTCACTGCCGGTGAACTGCGCGACACCGGCAACACGCTGCAGACGCTGCGCTTCACCGAAGGTACCTATGCGCGCGGCCTGAACAACCGGCTCACCGTGCTGGGTGGCGTGCAGGTGGGTGAGGACTATCGCGCGCTGCTTGCGGGCGCCGCGGTGAACACGGCCATCGGTGCATTCGGTGCCGATGTCACCCACTCGCGTGCCCGCCTGCGTGGCAGCGAGACCGACACCGGCAACAGCTTCCGCCTGAACTACCAGCGCTACGTGGCGCGCACCGGTACCAACTTCGGCCTGGCCGCGTACCGCTACAGCACGCGCGGCTTCCTCAGCCTCAACGACGTGGCACGCGCGCAGAATGATGACTGGGGCTACGGCCAGCGTGCGCGCCAGCGCTACCAGGTGAACTTCTCGCAGAAGGTGGGTCAACGCAGCAACCTGTATCTCAGCGGCGGCCACGTGGCTTACTGGGACAGTGCCCGGCGTCGCAACGATTTCCAGCTGGGCTTCCAGAGCACGCTGGGGCGGGTCAACTATGGTGTGTCCGCGCTGCGCTACCGGTTGGGCGATGGCCGCCAGGACACCCGCTACGCGTTCACCCTCAGCGTGCCGCTGGGCCGCAGTGCCAACGCACCGCGTGCCAGCACCCAGCTGAGCCAGGCCGACAGCGGGCGGCAGTCGCAGCTGGGCATCAGCGGCAGCCTGGGCGAGGCACGTGCGCTGAGCTACAGCCTGTCCGGCGCCCAAGGCAATGGACAGAACAGCCACAGCGCCTACGCCGCGTGGCAGGGCAGCCGGGGCAATCTCAATGCGGGCTACAGCCGCAGCGGCGATTCCCGCAGCCTGTCGCTGGGCGCTTCGGGCAGCGTGGTGTTGCACAGCGGCGGTCTGAACCTGGGCGCTCCCGTGGGCGAAGGCTTCGCCCTGGTGCAGGCACCGGGTGCGCAGGGCGCGCGCATCGGCAGCAGTACCGACCTGCGCGTGGCACGCAACGGTTATGCGCTGCTGCCACACGTCAGCCCTTATCGCTGGAACACCATCGACCTGGACCCCTCCGGCCTGCCCATCGAGGTGGAGCTGCTGCAGACCTCGCAGCGCGTGGCACCCACCGCCGGTGGCATCGTGCGCGTGCCCTTCCAGGTACGCCGCGAGCGCACGCTGTTCATCGATGCAACCGATGCCCTGGGCCAGCCGCTGCCGTTTGCGGCGGTGGTGCAGACCGAAGACGGCACGCCGGCCGGTGCGGTGGGGCAGGGCGGGGTGATCCAGCTGCGGGGTGCACAGGACAGCGGCAGTTTGATCGTCGACCCCGATGGCAAGCGACGCTGCCGCATCGACTACCGCATGCCCGATGCGCCGGACACCTACGGGCTGTCGTGGAGCCAGGCCGTGTGCGTGCCCCAGCCGCTGCCACCGGAGAGCCAGCAGGTGGGCACGCCGGAAGTGGCCGAGAGCACCGCCCCGTGA
- a CDS encoding fimbrial protein → MSRSFLQLATAAALCLSTSTAFADQATLTITGRVLPGTCTLAAPAIALDPVKADELVQGDNKLKAGSLDFTGCVGVSKATLSFAGTAADGDAERWKNTAATDAADGVSVALLAGATGSTYLKNGDTGIEVVVSGATASYPLRAGYYLPAVAGLTAGAVQTEIVVTADYE, encoded by the coding sequence ATGTCCCGTTCCTTCCTTCAGCTGGCAACTGCTGCTGCGCTGTGCTTGAGCACTTCGACCGCATTCGCCGACCAGGCCACGCTCACCATCACCGGCCGTGTGCTGCCGGGCACCTGTACGTTGGCGGCGCCCGCCATCGCCCTCGATCCGGTCAAGGCCGATGAGCTGGTGCAGGGCGACAACAAGCTCAAAGCCGGCAGCCTGGACTTCACCGGCTGCGTAGGCGTAAGCAAGGCGACGTTGTCCTTCGCCGGCACCGCCGCCGATGGCGATGCCGAGCGCTGGAAGAACACCGCCGCCACCGATGCGGCCGATGGCGTATCGGTCGCGCTGCTGGCCGGTGCCACAGGTAGCACGTATCTGAAGAACGGCGACACCGGCATCGAGGTGGTGGTGAGTGGTGCGACGGCCAGCTACCCATTGCGGGCGGGCTACTACCTGCCGGCTGTGGCAGGGCTGACCGCAGGTGCGGTGCAGACTGAAATCGTGGTGACGGCGGATTACGAGTGA
- a CDS encoding fimbrial protein: protein MMAYTPMRFLPAPRWLALLLTLLPFAGWAQSACTISQQRASTNVTVATESEADADTVLSIPIRGWGTSLVNCEYSTTVNVKPVMPQLTYVRDVIIAGTTYPAYGWSATSSLVVFRYRIINSLEYYDEPLRLDRETPITFISAGGPIFQLAVGLVARGGPIIEERVDLGVVETSVAGSPSTRLYNSASVDIRPSSHSCRVRTDATVSLASVQQHQLQRPGDSAAEQAAPARVRCSSAGLVARVRIDDAMDPGNISSVLTAASGTTASGVAVQLLRGGIPLAMGSQWDVTSDFSWIDQDLSARYIRTIDALTPGDIVGEAVITADLK from the coding sequence ATGATGGCGTACACCCCAATGCGGTTTCTGCCTGCCCCTCGATGGCTTGCGCTTTTGCTGACGCTACTCCCCTTTGCGGGATGGGCGCAGAGCGCCTGCACGATTTCGCAGCAGCGAGCCTCGACCAACGTGACAGTTGCGACTGAAAGCGAGGCGGATGCTGATACGGTGCTTTCGATTCCGATAAGAGGTTGGGGCACTTCGCTGGTGAACTGCGAATACTCGACCACGGTGAACGTGAAGCCGGTCATGCCGCAGCTGACATACGTCCGTGACGTAATCATCGCTGGTACCACCTATCCGGCGTATGGATGGAGCGCGACCTCGTCTTTGGTGGTATTCCGGTACCGAATCATCAATTCGCTGGAGTACTACGATGAACCGCTGCGCCTGGATCGGGAGACACCGATCACATTCATTTCAGCGGGCGGGCCGATCTTCCAGCTTGCGGTGGGTCTGGTCGCCCGCGGCGGGCCCATCATTGAGGAACGCGTCGACCTCGGGGTTGTGGAAACCTCGGTTGCAGGCAGTCCTTCCACGCGCCTCTACAACAGTGCGAGCGTGGACATCCGCCCGTCGTCCCATTCATGCAGGGTCCGCACCGACGCGACGGTATCGCTGGCATCCGTGCAGCAGCACCAGTTGCAGCGGCCTGGTGACAGCGCTGCCGAACAGGCAGCACCGGCCCGGGTTCGATGCTCCAGTGCCGGCCTGGTGGCCAGGGTGCGGATCGACGACGCAATGGATCCAGGCAATATCAGCAGTGTGCTTACGGCGGCATCAGGCACTACGGCGTCGGGTGTGGCAGTGCAGCTTTTACGCGGGGGAATTCCGTTGGCAATGGGAAGCCAGTGGGATGTCACCAGTGACTTCAGTTGGATTGATCAGGATCTCTCTGCACGATACATCCGGACCATAGATGCCTTGACGCCCGGTGATATCGTCGGCGAAGCCGTGATCACCGCAGACCTGAAATAG
- a CDS encoding molecular chaperone, with the protein MNMRTTSRAAALVALLLASHASSAAVTLQGTRIVHDAGKGRDITVKASNGGDQPAMVQVWIDAGDSQARPENVRTPFRLTPADPRLLQAHQGQAYRITYAPRPSEAALPTDRESVFYFNLLDIPPKPSDATGKNLLQFAVRTRVKLFHRPAGLPGNARDAATQLQWRAHDGALQVSNPTAYHVTLSTLTLPDGRKVDADMIAPGAQVRLPLPSGASTPAQIGFQWLDDYGTPRDAQANVER; encoded by the coding sequence ATGAACATGCGTACTACATCGCGGGCCGCCGCCCTGGTGGCACTGCTGTTGGCCAGCCATGCCTCGTCGGCGGCCGTCACGCTTCAAGGCACCCGCATCGTGCACGACGCCGGCAAAGGCCGCGATATCACGGTGAAGGCCAGCAATGGCGGCGATCAGCCGGCCATGGTGCAGGTCTGGATTGATGCGGGCGACAGCCAGGCGCGTCCGGAGAACGTGCGCACGCCGTTCCGGTTGACCCCGGCCGACCCGCGCCTGCTGCAGGCGCATCAAGGCCAGGCCTATCGCATCACCTATGCGCCGCGGCCGTCGGAAGCAGCGCTGCCGACCGATCGTGAATCGGTGTTCTATTTCAATCTGCTGGATATTCCACCCAAGCCCAGCGATGCCACCGGCAAGAACCTGCTGCAGTTCGCAGTGCGTACCCGCGTGAAGCTGTTCCACCGCCCCGCCGGGCTGCCCGGCAACGCGCGCGACGCAGCAACGCAACTGCAATGGCGCGCGCACGACGGCGCGCTGCAGGTGAGCAACCCCACCGCGTATCACGTCACGCTGAGCACGCTGACGCTTCCCGACGGCCGCAAGGTGGACGCCGACATGATTGCCCCAGGCGCACAGGTACGCTTGCCTTTGCCGTCCGGTGCATCGACGCCAGCGCAGATCGGCTTCCAGTGGTTGGATGATTACGGCACGCCCCGCGATGCCCAGGCAAACGTCGAGCGTTGA
- a CDS encoding fimbrial protein: MSNQLNLIVAGALALAVSPAAFAEKLEITGELMASTCAVDSTGGTITVAMGQVDLKSVNADTRAGQKNFSIGLDCSGSGSAQEVSVRFGGMPDGSTGNLALTAASGADNVGVALYDAAGNHQKIGEDPTHWVTIPADSSGQLDYSAWYASPGQDATAGTANASGDFVVLYK; the protein is encoded by the coding sequence ATGTCGAACCAATTGAACCTGATCGTTGCCGGTGCGCTCGCGCTGGCTGTTTCCCCCGCCGCCTTCGCCGAGAAGCTGGAGATCACCGGCGAACTGATGGCCTCCACGTGCGCAGTGGATTCCACCGGCGGCACCATCACCGTGGCCATGGGCCAGGTCGACCTCAAGTCGGTCAACGCCGATACCCGCGCCGGCCAGAAGAACTTCAGCATCGGCCTGGACTGCTCCGGCTCGGGCAGTGCCCAGGAAGTAAGCGTGCGCTTTGGCGGCATGCCCGACGGCAGCACCGGCAACCTGGCACTGACGGCAGCCTCCGGTGCCGACAACGTGGGTGTTGCGCTGTACGACGCCGCCGGCAACCACCAGAAGATCGGTGAAGACCCGACCCATTGGGTCACCATTCCGGCCGACAGCTCGGGCCAGCTCGACTACAGCGCGTGGTACGCCTCGCCGGGCCAGGACGCGACCGCAGGTACGGCCAATGCTTCCGGTGACTTCGTCGTTCTCTACAAATAA
- a CDS encoding fimbria/pilus outer membrane usher protein, producing the protein MAVTLSSYARADDGEPLQFSEGFLIGGKAIDMQRYAQGNPMEPGVYPLDLLVNGEFRENRDITFVAAPAPQGAVPCLPVTLVRQFRLKDAYLTALDDDPTTCVDLAALVDGATVSFDGSALQLLITIPQAAQASTARGYVAPELRDHGITAAFFDYSVNHNRSNAQDTTSASVNAGFNLGAWRLRHRAFFSQGTYGSHHDVISSHLQRDLPAWNSQLLLGQSSTGGELFESVAFSGVRVATDDRMLPDSLRGFAPVVQGIAEGNAVVTIRQNGNVIHEVTVAPGPFSIEDLYPTNFGGDLEVTVTEADGREQRFKVSFSAVPQALRPGASRFSATAGALRAPRRGGEDLRFAEGTYVRGLSNRFTALGGVQASEGFQAALFGGAVNTPIGAFGADITHSRARLANGSQITGNSLRLNFQRYVAATGTNFGLAAHRYSTQGYLTLTDFADARRDDWGYGRRARQRYQVNFSQRLGERSTLSLSGGHVSYWDSADRQNDFQLRFQSTWGRANYGISAMRYQLGNGRQDTRYSFNVSVPLGRSPNAPRASSLVSHGASGQQAQLGLSGTLGESRALSYSLSASDASTGQSNSSAYAAYQGGLGNFSAGYSRSGDYSTLVLGAAGSLVLHAGGVNLGAPAGDGFALIQADGAHGAKVGYGNDTRVARNGYALLPHVSPYRWNQIDLDPADLPLDVELLQTSQRVAPTAGSIVRVAFNAKRERTLFIDATDALGQPLPFAARIEDETGRGYGAVGQGGVIQLRGAPEHGQLIVDPDGPQRCRLHYTTPDAPDAYGLSWSQAVCTPLPAPSPGLQAALDVSSAASF; encoded by the coding sequence ATGGCGGTGACGCTCAGCAGCTACGCCCGTGCTGATGATGGCGAGCCACTGCAATTCAGTGAAGGATTCCTGATTGGTGGCAAAGCCATCGACATGCAGCGCTATGCGCAGGGCAACCCGATGGAGCCGGGCGTCTATCCGCTGGACCTGCTGGTCAACGGCGAATTCCGCGAGAACCGCGACATCACCTTCGTGGCAGCGCCGGCACCGCAGGGCGCCGTGCCATGCCTTCCGGTGACGCTGGTGCGCCAGTTCCGATTGAAGGATGCCTACCTGACTGCACTCGATGACGATCCGACCACGTGCGTGGATCTGGCTGCGCTGGTGGACGGTGCCACGGTCAGTTTCGATGGTAGCGCATTGCAGCTGCTGATCACGATCCCGCAGGCGGCGCAGGCAAGTACGGCGCGTGGCTACGTGGCGCCAGAGTTGCGCGATCATGGCATCACCGCGGCCTTCTTTGATTACAGCGTCAACCACAACCGCAGCAATGCGCAGGACACTACCTCGGCCAGCGTCAACGCCGGCTTCAACCTGGGTGCATGGCGCCTGCGTCATCGCGCGTTTTTCAGTCAGGGCACGTACGGTTCGCACCACGATGTGATCAGCAGCCATCTGCAGCGCGACCTGCCTGCATGGAACAGCCAGCTGCTGCTGGGCCAGAGCAGCACCGGTGGCGAGCTGTTTGAAAGCGTTGCCTTCAGCGGCGTGCGCGTGGCTACCGACGACCGCATGCTGCCCGATTCGCTGCGCGGGTTCGCGCCGGTGGTGCAGGGCATCGCCGAGGGCAACGCGGTGGTCACCATCCGCCAGAACGGCAATGTCATCCATGAAGTGACGGTGGCACCGGGCCCATTCTCGATCGAAGACCTGTACCCGACCAACTTCGGTGGCGATCTGGAGGTGACCGTGACCGAAGCCGATGGCCGCGAGCAGCGCTTCAAGGTCAGCTTCTCGGCGGTGCCGCAGGCGCTGCGTCCGGGTGCCAGCCGTTTCAGCGCGACCGCAGGTGCGCTGCGCGCGCCGCGTCGCGGGGGTGAAGACCTGCGCTTTGCCGAAGGTACCTATGTGCGCGGCCTCAGCAACCGTTTCACCGCACTGGGTGGCGTGCAGGCCAGCGAAGGCTTCCAGGCCGCATTGTTCGGTGGCGCAGTGAACACACCAATCGGTGCGTTCGGTGCCGACATCACCCATTCTCGCGCGCGCCTGGCCAATGGTTCGCAGATCACCGGCAACAGCCTGCGCCTCAACTTCCAGCGCTATGTTGCTGCCACCGGCACCAACTTCGGCCTGGCCGCACATCGCTACAGCACCCAGGGCTACCTCACCCTGACCGACTTCGCCGACGCCCGCCGCGACGACTGGGGCTACGGCCGCCGCGCGCGCCAGCGCTACCAGGTGAACTTCTCGCAGCGGCTGGGTGAGCGCAGCACGCTGTCGCTCAGTGGCGGCCATGTGAGCTACTGGGACAGCGCCGACCGCCAGAACGATTTCCAGTTGCGCTTCCAGAGTACCTGGGGCCGCGCCAACTACGGCATCTCCGCGATGCGCTACCAGTTGGGCAACGGCCGCCAGGACACCCGCTACTCGTTCAATGTAAGCGTGCCGCTGGGGCGTAGCCCGAATGCGCCGCGCGCCAGCAGCCTGGTCAGCCACGGTGCGAGCGGGCAGCAAGCGCAGCTGGGCCTCAGCGGTACGCTGGGCGAATCGCGCGCCCTCAGCTACAGCCTGTCGGCCAGTGATGCCAGCACGGGCCAGTCCAATTCCAGTGCGTATGCCGCCTACCAGGGCGGCCTGGGCAACTTCAGTGCGGGCTACAGCCGTTCGGGCGACTACAGCACCCTGGTATTGGGTGCCGCCGGCAGCCTGGTACTGCATGCGGGCGGTGTGAACCTTGGCGCGCCGGCGGGCGACGGCTTTGCGTTGATCCAGGCCGACGGTGCGCACGGAGCGAAGGTAGGCTACGGCAACGACACCCGCGTGGCGCGAAATGGCTACGCGCTGTTGCCACACGTCAGCCCCTACCGCTGGAATCAGATCGACCTGGATCCTGCTGACCTGCCGCTGGACGTGGAACTGCTGCAGACCTCGCAGCGTGTCGCCCCCACCGCCGGCAGCATCGTGCGGGTGGCCTTCAACGCCAAGCGCGAACGCACGTTGTTCATCGATGCCACCGATGCCCTCGGCCAGCCGCTGCCGTTCGCCGCGCGCATCGAAGATGAGACGGGCCGTGGCTACGGCGCGGTGGGCCAGGGCGGCGTGATCCAGCTGCGCGGCGCGCCCGAACACGGCCAGTTGATCGTCGATCCCGATGGTCCACAGCGCTGTCGCCTGCACTACACCACGCCCGATGCCCCGGATGCCTACGGGCTGTCCTGGAGCCAGGCGGTCTGCACACCGCTGCCCGCGCCCAGCCCGGGTCTGCAGGCCGCTCTGGATGTGTCCAGCGCAGCGTCGTTCTGA
- a CDS encoding fimbrial protein: MNLFNRLTLCTALLAVAPLAMADSATLTISGRVLPGTCTLTASPITLDPVKASDLTPGTDSQIKAGALEFNGCVGVSKAVLSFAGTAADGDATRWKNTEATDPAGGVSISLLSGTTGSTYLKDGDTGIDVPVTGTSARYDLRAAYYLPPAGVPEAGGVSTEIVVTADYE, translated from the coding sequence ATGAATCTGTTCAACCGCTTGACCCTGTGCACCGCTCTGTTGGCCGTGGCGCCGCTGGCCATGGCCGACAGCGCCACCCTCACCATCAGCGGCCGGGTGCTGCCCGGCACCTGCACGCTCACCGCCTCGCCGATCACCCTGGATCCGGTCAAAGCCAGCGACCTCACCCCCGGCACGGACAGCCAGATCAAGGCCGGCGCGCTGGAGTTCAACGGCTGCGTGGGCGTGAGCAAGGCGGTGCTGTCCTTCGCCGGCACCGCTGCCGACGGCGATGCGACGCGCTGGAAGAACACCGAAGCTACCGACCCGGCCGGTGGCGTGTCGATCTCGCTGTTGTCGGGTACCACCGGCAGCACCTATCTGAAGGACGGCGACACCGGCATCGATGTGCCGGTGACCGGCACCAGCGCGCGTTACGACCTGAGAGCGGCGTACTACCTGCCTCCCGCAGGCGTGCCCGAAGCCGGTGGGGTTTCCACGGAGATCGTGGTGACGGCGGACTACGAATGA
- a CDS encoding fimbrial protein has translation MNFDKTYSSSPPSEGRFMDYGSTVANFSECSVPGLYDMALTLDMPGLRPAGTISYDGMTLPVYDYADDSPLIGFAFMQVIGWSAQPVTPGSTTPYVMDIAATERPKADFNFRAYAFSRGTPMRTYEMSGSLKIDAPDFPSLGLTIPLRINLKFPHVTCPLLDAAEDLRDVDFAELSAPGSTAGERVVAIRMDCGADAPRARISLHDAADPGNTGSQLTPSAGSDAGGVRVQLMRAGSEVQFGQQWDFDPGVGGMHNHEFTARYIRTTETLTPGIIKGEAVLNVDYW, from the coding sequence ATGAACTTCGACAAGACCTACAGCTCCTCGCCGCCCTCCGAGGGACGGTTCATGGATTACGGCAGTACCGTTGCCAACTTCAGCGAATGCAGTGTCCCCGGCCTCTATGATATGGCGCTCACGCTGGATATGCCTGGACTCAGGCCGGCAGGTACCATCAGCTATGACGGAATGACGTTGCCCGTTTACGACTATGCGGATGATTCGCCGTTGATCGGCTTTGCGTTCATGCAGGTCATAGGATGGTCTGCTCAACCCGTCACTCCGGGTAGTACCACACCGTATGTCATGGATATAGCGGCAACGGAGAGGCCCAAAGCCGATTTCAATTTTCGCGCCTACGCTTTCTCACGGGGAACTCCCATGCGCACCTATGAGATGTCAGGCAGCCTCAAGATCGATGCGCCTGATTTTCCTTCGCTGGGACTCACGATTCCGCTCAGGATCAACCTGAAATTCCCACACGTCACGTGCCCGCTGCTGGACGCGGCGGAGGACCTGCGGGATGTCGATTTCGCCGAGTTGTCCGCACCAGGCAGCACGGCAGGAGAGAGAGTGGTGGCCATTCGGATGGATTGCGGCGCGGATGCGCCCCGGGCCAGGATCTCGTTGCATGATGCTGCAGACCCTGGCAATACCGGGAGCCAGCTGACACCCAGTGCGGGTTCGGATGCCGGCGGTGTCCGTGTGCAGCTGATGCGTGCAGGCAGCGAGGTCCAGTTCGGCCAGCAGTGGGATTTCGACCCGGGGGTGGGCGGCATGCATAACCACGAGTTCACGGCGCGCTACATCCGCACCACGGAGACACTCACGCCCGGCATCATCAAGGGGGAGGCGGTGTTGAACGTCGATTACTGGTAG